One window from the genome of Acidisarcina sp. encodes:
- a CDS encoding Rid family hydrolase, with amino-acid sequence MMIQEVLNAIATAPAHEPIQKRAVTNLNVLNEAYAYAKPSSFARAMRIDLNGIVILLISGTASIDEYGTTVHVGDFRAQLRRTYSNITGLLASEGATWKDIVRTTCYLRDIERDYEAFNEERTAFFAEQKLDPLPASTGIQAILCRPDLLIEIEAIAIFRQQKA; translated from the coding sequence ATGATGATCCAGGAAGTACTAAACGCCATTGCTACCGCGCCGGCTCACGAGCCCATCCAAAAACGCGCTGTCACCAACCTCAACGTTCTCAATGAGGCCTATGCCTACGCCAAGCCGAGCTCGTTCGCGCGCGCCATGCGGATCGACCTTAATGGGATCGTGATCCTGCTCATCTCCGGCACGGCCAGCATCGACGAGTATGGGACAACGGTTCACGTTGGCGACTTCCGTGCACAACTACGTCGCACCTATAGCAACATCACCGGCCTGCTTGCTTCCGAAGGCGCCACGTGGAAGGACATTGTCCGCACAACCTGCTACCTGCGTGACATTGAGCGTGATTATGAAGCCTTCAACGAAGAGCGCACCGCCTTCTTCGCAGAGCAGAAACTGGATCCCCTGCCCGCCTCCACCGGCATTCAGGCCATTCTTTGCCGCCCCGATCTGCTGATCGAGATCGAAGCGATTGCCATATTTCGTCAGCAGAAAGCATAG
- a CDS encoding ABC transporter substrate-binding protein, protein MMRLPVAMALSPLLALAAGAQSSWHCSCGSNPPPPPAMRTVSPYAGEPEDLRPFSKFTMPYYQHYEEPNIYSGAARDVPAPDLKTLKEIRIGFIGPIGNNPEHVLGERMLRGVQLAIDEANAGGGYGGKPFRLMLHNDYDNWQANQVYGSTRPTDPEIWGAAAGAVAKMVYDENVWAIFGSISSETTHIALRAALRAEVPIVNSASTDPTIPETLIPWYFTDIQDDRVQCLTLARHIFTELGLKRVAILRVNNRYGRFGVPKLRDASRRLGHPIVIEQKYLPGDTDFRHQLRVIQESRTDGIVLWADQAETAAILKQMREMGMKQRVFGSHRTIGADMLQLAGPAAEGFEAVYPFNPQRNDPRWIAFQKSFKAKYNEEPEQFAALAYDAAQAMLSAICKAGLNRARIHDALADMQIYNGVTADMVFDPNSKNTTPMFLATVHDGKITYRRATMEKEPTDTQKSGQSQSITPAPYARVGEDGVTYSGPTIANPKPGLTRIAVFGPNAEEAVRTPEMQQAITQAEKSGQRISLIGISTEAAWGKSSSKLVDAIYTQHVISILALDRDSSHLAEQLALKSFVPVVAIASDKSLTSTNIPWIFRLPAETPLPQALSCLTAAIRKGGSNPEKIRDVLASGKAVAGFQFESTGEPKVALLMR, encoded by the coding sequence ATGATGCGACTCCCCGTTGCAATGGCTCTCTCACCCCTGCTGGCTTTGGCTGCAGGGGCACAGTCTAGCTGGCATTGCTCCTGCGGAAGCAATCCACCTCCGCCGCCAGCGATGCGGACCGTCAGCCCATATGCCGGCGAGCCAGAGGATCTGCGTCCATTCTCCAAATTCACCATGCCGTACTATCAGCACTACGAAGAGCCGAACATCTATAGCGGCGCGGCGCGAGACGTTCCCGCGCCTGACCTCAAGACGCTCAAAGAAATTCGCATCGGCTTCATCGGGCCGATAGGCAACAATCCAGAACATGTGCTGGGAGAGCGCATGCTTCGCGGTGTACAACTGGCCATTGACGAGGCCAATGCCGGCGGTGGCTATGGGGGCAAACCTTTCCGTCTTATGCTTCACAATGATTACGACAACTGGCAAGCCAACCAGGTCTACGGCTCTACCAGGCCAACCGACCCGGAGATATGGGGTGCGGCGGCGGGCGCAGTTGCAAAGATGGTCTACGACGAAAACGTGTGGGCTATCTTTGGCTCGATCAGTTCGGAGACGACACACATTGCTTTGCGAGCAGCACTTCGCGCGGAAGTTCCCATCGTAAACAGCGCATCCACAGACCCCACGATTCCCGAGACCCTGATTCCGTGGTATTTCACGGATATTCAGGATGATCGCGTGCAGTGCCTGACCCTAGCGCGGCACATCTTTACGGAACTCGGCCTGAAGCGCGTCGCCATTCTCCGCGTGAATAACCGCTATGGCCGCTTCGGTGTTCCAAAGCTCCGCGATGCTTCGCGCCGCCTTGGCCATCCGATCGTCATCGAGCAAAAGTATCTTCCTGGCGATACAGATTTTCGCCATCAGCTTCGTGTCATCCAGGAGTCGCGCACGGACGGTATTGTTCTTTGGGCAGATCAGGCGGAGACCGCGGCGATCTTGAAGCAGATGCGTGAGATGGGAATGAAGCAGCGCGTGTTTGGCAGTCACCGCACGATTGGCGCCGACATGCTCCAACTGGCTGGGCCAGCCGCAGAAGGCTTTGAAGCCGTCTACCCCTTTAATCCTCAGCGGAACGACCCGCGCTGGATAGCATTCCAGAAGAGCTTCAAAGCTAAATACAACGAGGAGCCGGAGCAGTTTGCCGCGCTCGCCTATGATGCCGCGCAGGCAATGCTCAGCGCCATCTGCAAGGCCGGCTTGAATCGTGCTCGCATCCATGACGCGCTGGCGGATATGCAGATTTACAATGGCGTAACCGCCGACATGGTTTTCGATCCGAACAGCAAGAACACGACACCCATGTTTCTCGCCACGGTTCACGATGGAAAGATCACCTACCGCCGAGCCACGATGGAAAAAGAACCGACAGATACACAAAAGTCGGGTCAATCCCAATCTATAACGCCCGCGCCTTATGCTCGCGTAGGTGAGGACGGAGTGACCTACTCCGGACCGACAATCGCGAACCCAAAGCCAGGCTTGACCCGCATCGCAGTCTTCGGACCAAATGCGGAGGAGGCAGTGCGTACTCCGGAGATGCAGCAAGCCATCACACAAGCGGAAAAGAGCGGTCAGCGAATCTCACTCATCGGGATTTCAACAGAAGCGGCATGGGGGAAATCTTCGAGCAAGCTGGTCGATGCTATTTACACGCAACACGTGATCAGCATCCTCGCGCTGGATCGTGATTCCAGCCACCTCGCAGAACAACTCGCGCTAAAATCCTTTGTCCCGGTAGTGGCCATTGCCTCCGACAAAAGCCTGACGTCCACCAACATCCCCTGGATCTTCCGGCTGCCGGCGGAGACGCCGCTACCGCAGGCTCTTTCCTGTCTGACTGCCGCAATCCGTAAGGGTGGGAGTAATCCTGAAAAGATTCGCGATGTGCTGGCTTCGGGAAAAGCAGTCGCGGGATTCCAGTTTGAATCGACAGGAGAGCCAAAGGTCGCGCTGCTCATGAGGTAG
- a CDS encoding amidase — protein sequence MESIAVKNITVKPAVDLLAMLRGSEISPMELAEEFIRQIERLNPQLNALVDFDPDRIREQVRMAEGNRSPRGPLYGLPMTVKASIATAGYRCETGSLLNRGYIPAEDAIVVSRMRQAGATLLGTTNCPEFLMAYETENRIYGRTSNPWNLDYTAGGSSGGESAAIAAGLSACGVGSDSGGSVREPAHFTGICSLKPTPGRIPVAGHLAGSTGPFSILGAIGPMARTMKDVQLLFEVLSGHDEADPVGAPAPLRTLSMEELKQYPIGVFEDDGTTPVTAETRRALQAAAQALAAQGFLVRTYRPKSLELLRQLWWKFFVRCGLMLLEPVIQGREQELSNTFRGFLEIARRDGALSGDELLEAWFQCDVVRARMLEEMRDFPILLCPVCAIPAFRHGERSWSVDGNRVEYLDAMRYTVWFNLLGSPAAVVPVGKSQDGLPIGVQIAGRPFADEVVLGVAAAVESEFGYIAPPIALA from the coding sequence ATGGAAAGCATCGCTGTGAAGAACATTACGGTCAAGCCTGCGGTTGATCTGCTTGCCATGTTGCGCGGCTCGGAGATCTCTCCGATGGAACTTGCGGAAGAGTTCATTCGCCAGATCGAGCGGCTAAATCCTCAGTTGAACGCGCTGGTTGATTTCGACCCGGATCGCATTCGAGAGCAGGTGCGCATGGCGGAAGGGAATCGTTCGCCGCGAGGACCCTTGTATGGGCTGCCGATGACGGTGAAGGCGTCGATCGCAACGGCAGGCTATCGCTGCGAGACAGGAAGCCTGTTGAATCGCGGATACATACCAGCCGAGGATGCAATCGTGGTTTCGCGCATGCGCCAGGCGGGAGCTACGCTCCTGGGCACGACCAACTGTCCGGAATTCCTGATGGCCTATGAGACAGAGAACCGGATCTATGGGCGCACCTCGAATCCGTGGAATCTGGACTATACCGCAGGTGGTTCGAGCGGCGGCGAATCCGCAGCGATTGCTGCTGGCTTGTCGGCCTGCGGTGTGGGCAGCGACAGTGGTGGTTCGGTGCGAGAGCCGGCGCACTTTACGGGCATCTGTTCGCTGAAGCCCACTCCCGGCCGCATCCCGGTTGCCGGGCACCTGGCTGGGTCAACCGGACCCTTTTCGATTCTGGGTGCAATTGGTCCGATGGCGCGAACGATGAAGGACGTGCAGCTTCTCTTCGAAGTTCTATCAGGGCATGATGAGGCAGATCCGGTGGGTGCGCCTGCGCCTCTTCGCACGCTCTCGATGGAGGAGCTGAAGCAATATCCCATCGGAGTCTTTGAGGATGACGGAACGACTCCCGTGACTGCGGAGACGCGACGGGCGCTTCAGGCTGCAGCACAGGCTCTTGCAGCCCAGGGATTTCTTGTTCGGACTTATCGTCCAAAGTCTCTGGAGTTGTTGCGGCAATTGTGGTGGAAGTTCTTTGTGCGTTGCGGACTGATGCTGCTGGAGCCTGTAATTCAAGGCAGAGAACAGGAACTCAGCAACACATTTCGCGGCTTTCTCGAAATCGCGCGACGCGATGGGGCGTTAAGCGGAGATGAGCTGCTGGAGGCGTGGTTCCAGTGTGACGTGGTGCGGGCCCGGATGCTGGAAGAAATGCGCGACTTTCCCATCCTGCTCTGTCCGGTGTGCGCCATTCCTGCTTTCCGGCATGGTGAGCGTAGCTGGAGCGTGGATGGCAATCGTGTGGAGTACCTGGACGCAATGCGCTACACGGTATGGTTTAACCTGCTTGGTTCTCCGGCTGCCGTGGTGCCCGTTGGCAAGTCGCAGGATGGCCTACCAATAGGGGTGCAAATTGCTGGCCGACCGTTTGCAGATGAGGTTGTGCTTGGTGTCGCAGCCGCGGTAGAGAGCGAGTTCGGCTACATCGCGCCTCCAATTGCACTAGCGTGA